A genomic window from Sulfurimonas sp. hsl 1-7 includes:
- the rpsU gene encoding 30S ribosomal protein S21, translating to MPGIVLRQDDNFDAAYRRFKKQTDRNLIVTEARARRFHETETEKRKKFKIASRKKMLKRLYMMRRYESRL from the coding sequence ATGCCAGGTATCGTACTACGCCAAGATGATAATTTTGATGCAGCTTACAGACGTTTCAAGAAGCAGACTGACCGTAACTTAATCGTTACAGAAGCTCGTGCTCGCCGTTTCCACGAAACAGAAACTGAAAAGCGTAAAAAATTCAAAATTGCATCTCGTAAGAAAATGCTTAAACGTCTTTATATGATGAGACGTTACGAATCACGCCTGTAG
- a CDS encoding DJ-1/PfpI family protein, with translation MNNKFKIGVLLFPEFELLDVFGPLEMYGIRPEVFEICMVSQNIGNVVSKQGPKVVAEYDFNSSDYDIIMIPGGMGTRKEVENPKILEWIQIQSKDAKYITSICTGSALLAKSGLLNGVHATTNKRAFNWVISQGSQVLWKKEARWVEDGRYFTSSGISAGMDMTLGLISKILGTQEALAIANEVEYEWHSDPSWDPFAKLYG, from the coding sequence ATGAATAACAAATTTAAAATCGGTGTTTTACTATTTCCAGAATTTGAACTACTTGATGTTTTTGGACCTCTTGAGATGTATGGGATACGTCCCGAAGTGTTTGAGATCTGTATGGTTTCCCAAAATATAGGGAATGTTGTAAGTAAACAAGGTCCAAAAGTAGTTGCAGAGTATGATTTTAATAGCAGTGATTACGATATTATAATGATCCCGGGCGGTATGGGGACACGTAAAGAGGTAGAGAATCCAAAGATACTTGAATGGATCCAGATACAGTCAAAAGATGCAAAGTATATCACATCTATTTGCACAGGAAGTGCCTTACTCGCAAAATCAGGTTTACTTAACGGAGTACATGCAACAACAAATAAAAGAGCTTTTAATTGGGTGATATCTCAAGGTTCGCAAGTGCTCTGGAAAAAAGAAGCTCGTTGGGTTGAAGACGGCAGATACTTTACATCTTCAGGCATTTCAGCAGGTATGGATATGACACTTGGACTTATAAGTAAAATATTGGGTACACAAGAAGCTTTAGCGATTGCAAATGAAGTTGAGTATGAATGGCACAGTGATCCAAGTTGGGATCCGTTTGCTAAACTATATGGTTGA